Genomic DNA from Bifidobacterium sp. ESL0769:
AAGGACACGACCATCAACAAGGCCACCGGCCAGCCACGCATCTGGCAGGTCCTGCGTCTTTCCCGCATCGAAAAGGCCGATCTGGTCAAACCGACCGCCCAACTCGATATTCCCGATGTTCCGGTTGCCGAGCTGCGCAAGTGGAGCTTCGACAACGGTACCCCAACCGTCTTCATCACAGACAAGCCGGATTTGCCGTTCATCAAGACGCTGCCTGGAGCCACGGTCGAGCGTTGCGGCGACGGCGAGAAGGTGCATCTGACGGTTTCCTCGGATTCGTGGTTCGTGGCCTTTGCCATCGCGCACGCCCGCCACATCACGGCAGTCGCGCCGGAACCGCTGCTGACGATGATCGTTGCTCGCGCACACCGTGAGCTGAGCCTTGAGAACAACAACCAGCAGGATCAGGCTTAAGCAGTTTTGCCGCAGGAATTGTTGATTGCTGTTTGCAGCAGAATAATTCATCAATAATTCAACATCGAACGAAACCTGAAAGGGGAGTCACATGCCTTGGTGGGGTTGGATCATCGTAGCGTTGGTCGTGCTTGCAGCTCTCGTAATCGGTCTCGTCTATGCAGGAATTCATGCGGTTCGCGCGGCACATAGCGTTTCGGATACCGGCAAAGAGATTCAGAATTATCTCGATGCCATGCAACAATCCAAATCTTCCAGTGACACCCGCGAAAAGCCGTTGTTCACGCAACCCTTGTCGACGGCAGCGCATCGGTATAGCCTGGCTCAGACCGAAGTGGAACGCCGTCGGATTGCCCGGCATAACCGTCACGCAAAGCGTTGGAGTATCTGGAAGAATAATCGCGTTCCGTTTACCGGAAACGTGCCGGCAGGGAGCAATCAGGCGGTTTCGCAATCCTCGAATCAGCAGGCTTTCGATGGCATTGTCGACGAAAAGCGCTCGACCTTAGCTGAGCAGTATCCGAATACCACCCATCGGAATATGGCGAAGGCCAATTAAATGATGGTTCTGCTGTCTATCGCATTTATTCTTTCAAAAGTTAAAAGCATATCCGACGTTCATGAATCGACAGTTTCGTTCTTATGAGTCATTCACATCATTCCCGTCACAAAAAGCATTCCGATCTGGATTTCGAGGATTTCAACCCATCGGTTGACAACAGTTCGGACGATGAACGACAGCTTTCGCCGTCACAACGTTACGCCGCGTTCAAAAAACACAGTACATACGAGAGGTCAGAGGCGGCGAAATTCGCCAGAACGTTGCCGTTCGAACTCGACCCCTTCCAGATAGAGGCGGATGAGGCACTCGAGGCCGGAGACAATGTGCTGGTTGCGGCACCGACGGGCGCAGGAAAGACCATCGTCGCCGATTTCGCCATGCATCTGGCGCAGGAAAAGAACGTGAAGGCGTTCTATACCACGCCGATCAAGGCTTTGAGCAATCAGAAATACCATGATTTGGTCGATATCTATGGTTCGGATCACGTAGGGCTTCTGACCGGTGACACTTCCATCAATTCGGAAGCCAACATCGTGGTGATGACCACAGAAGTCCTGCGCAACATGCTCTACGAAAACTCGGAAACGTTGCGGGCGTTGCGCTACGTGATTCTTGATGAAGTGCATTATCTGGCTGACAAATTCCGTGGACCGGTGTGGGAAGAGGTCATCATCCACCTTCCTAAATCCGTTAAAATCGTCGGTCTTTCGGCAACCGTTTCCAACGTGGAGGATTTCTGCGCTTGGATTGAATCCGTTCGTGGTGCTACCAAGCTCGTTGTCTCCGAAAAGCGCCCGGTGCCCCTTGAACAGCACGTCATGGTGCAGAGTGACGACCAGCACGAACCCGAACTCATCGATCTTTACCGGCATAATAAAAACGGCGTGCAGACCGACAAACTCAACGCGAAGCTCGTTGACCGCATTGACCAGCTCGACCGCAAGGCGGCATCACGTGCGCATGAAGAATGGCGTAGGGGCAAAAACCGGCATCGCAAGGGAGTAGAGAAACGGCGCAGGCCCGGCCAAGTACGTCGCTATACACCCCGTCGATGGGCTGTGGTCGATGAACTGAACTTCATGGGGCTCCTGCCTGGCATCTACTTCATCTTCTCGCGTAACGGCTGTGACGAGGCGGTTGAACAATGTCTCCGAGCCGGGCTTGAACTGACTACCAAAGACGAAGTCATGCGTATCCGGGCCATCGTCGACGAGATGGTGGAAGGCGAACTTGACCACGCCGATCTCAAAGCGCTCGGTTTCGCCCGTTTCCGTTACGCGCTGGAAGAAGGCTTTGCACCTCATCACGCCGGCATGGTCGCACTGTTCCGTCAGATTGTCGAGCGTCTTTTCGAAGAAGGCTTGGTCAAGATGGTCTTCGCCACTGAGACACTCGCTTTGGGCATCAACATGCCGGCCCGCTGTGTGGTCATCGAAAAGCTTGAGAAGTTCAACGGCGTCGATCACGTAACACTGACACCAGGGGAATACACACAGCTCACCGGCCGTGCAGGTCGACGTGGCATCGACACCATCGGTCATGCTGTTATTGTCGACCATCAAGGCTTCGTGCCGGCCACTGCCGCCTCGCTTTCCAGCAAGCGTGTCTACCCGCTGCATTCGAGTTTCAAGCCGACCTTCAACATGGCCGTGAACCTGCTCAATTCCAGCAGCTACGAGACCGCGCGTGACACGCTCGACCATTCGTTCGCGCAATGGGAAGCCAACGAATCGGCCGAAGACTTGGAATCGCGTATCCAGACCCTTCAAAAGGCTGTGGAAGGCTACGAAAAGGCGTTCGCCTGCTCGCACGGTGATTTCAAGGAATTCATGACCATTCGCCAGAAACTTTCTTACTTGCAGAAGGATGAACGCAGGCATCTCAAGCGCCGGAGTTTCGCCAGCGACAAGGCACGAACCGAAGCGTTCCGTGCACTCGACCAGCGTATTGAGCAGCTGAAAACCGAAGAAAGCGAACATCCCTGCAAGTCTTGCCCGGACTTCCAGAACCATCTGAAATGGGGACACCGCTGGCTGCGGGAATCCAAGGAACTGCGGCACGCACGAGGACGCTACGAATCGCGCACCGGTTCCGTGGCACGTCAGTTCGACCAGATCTGCAATGTGCTTTCTTCTCTAGGTTATCTCAAGGAAACCCATGGGAATACCGATAAATATTCTTCCTATGAAGATCATCAGGGCTCACTTTCGACGGCGGCGAATCGTGAAGGCGCAACTTCAACGCCAACAATCAATTCCCAGCCCGCAGCACAGGAAACCCGCGATTACCGGCTCACCATGCGGGGTCAGCTGCTACGTCACTTGTATAGCGAATATGATCTGGTGCTCTCTGAAGCCATCACCGATGGTTTTCTGGATGGACTCGAGCTGGAAGAACTCGCGGCTACCCTGTCTGCGCTCGTCTACCAGGCGCGCAGGGGAGGAGACAACGAACCGCGACGCTACCCCGGTGGCCCTGGCGGCCCCGTCGCTACAAGTTGCCGGCATCTGCGGGACGTGTTTGCCGATGTCGAGATGATGCGTGAGGACGCTGATTTGGACGAACTGGAGCCGCTTGATTTCGGGCTGGTAGACGTTATATATGACTGGGCCAGGGGAGAGGACCTCGCTCAGATTCTGCATGGCACCGAGCTGACCGGTGGCGACTTCGTTCGTAACGCCAAGCGCCTTTCCGATGTACTTCAGCAAATCTCTACTGCCGACACCTACTATGAGGCGGGCGATCCACATCTGGCTGAAAACGCGAGGAAAGCCAACAAACTGGTCAACCGTGGTATTGTTGCGTATTCCGGAGTTGACTGAGCGTAAAACGATATCGGCGGGGGAATAATCGACTCGTCCGAACTGTTCTGTACTTTAGAAATAGACTATTAATAAGGAGAATGTATGGCGGAACGCAGCCTACGCGGTATGAGCATCGGGGCGAAATCACTCGAATCCGATGAAAATGTTGATTTTGCGGCGAGAACTGATGTGGCCTATGTATGCCCAAAGGGCCATCGTACGATTTTGCCGTTCGCTGAAGGTGCCGAAGTTCCCTCCGAATGGGAATGCCGTTGCGGTGAGGTCGCCAAGCGCGAGGATGCGAATCCTGATGAAGTCGACGAAATCAAAAAGCCGACGCGTACCCATTGGGACATGCTTATGGAACGTCGTACCGAAGACGAACTCAAAGAGCTGCTCGACAAGCGTTTGAAGATGCACCGTGAAGGCTGGTTCCCGGATTACGAGTGAGTTTTTGAGTTTTGCTCGGTAAATAACTGACGATAAAACGGTGATTGCTTGATTCATTCAGGTGATCGCCGTTTTTGTTTGCTGATTTATTGACTGTGTCGCTTAGAATCGCGCTGAGAAAATTTTGATAACGACTACTGACTAATTGGTTATTCGGTTGGTTACAATTTTGTTGCATGAATTCTGTACATTGTCCCTTAGAATTGTGCTGAGAGAATTTAGAAAAAGCAATTAATATTGCATAGCGAATCGTTAACGTATACAAGTCAACGATTCCGTACCTCAGACGATTGTCCGATAATGTACGTTATGTCAGATTTCAAAGAAATCTCGACATAACGTCTCGCGGTTATATAACCAAGCTAAGTTTGCTTACATAACCGCTCGCGGTCGTCACGTTTTATATACCCAAGCTGCGCTGGCTTACATAACGTAGCGCCACCCTACGGCAATTATGATTCCGCGATTATTTCCTGAGCAAGACTTGGCTGATATGATCTCTCGGTCATTACTTAACGGTTGTGTGATGATGGCGCTTGGAAAGGACCTCGTCGATGATGCTGCGTTGGGCTTGCTTGGCTTGCAGATACATCAGGACCAGTTCGGCGACGAAAAAGATGCCCAAGATGACGGCGGACGGGATGCCAAGCATGGCGTAGAGATGACGAATGATGCCGTGGATTTGAGCATGCAATAACTTGTAGACGCCGTACGGCGCGCAGCACAGGAACATCGAGACGATCTGCATGATGACGACTGACCACTGCACGGTTTCGACCTTGCGATGGTCGTCTTTTTTACGAAGGGCTCCGTTGACAAGGCACATTGCGCAGATTCCCAAAGCCCATAGCAAAGCGAAAAGCCAGAGAAATCCTGGAAGTATTGCGGTCATATGTTCAAACCTTTTGTGTGGATCTTACTGACAACTGTTATGTTAAATCTAAAAAGCTGTTGTGCTGATAAATGTAACAGTTACCAGTGGATGAGCAATAATATAATCGACAGTTTCGGGAACATCGGACGGAATAAATGCCGACATTAATGTCAATGTTGCATAGCTCTTTCAAGATGTTGGTTTTCGAGCTTTTGACGCATACGTTCGGCTGCGATATCGTCGATGGGCGAAACAGGCAACGCGGAAACTGAGGAATCACCGGGCGTGATGTCAACGTGTTTTTCCTGCTCAAGCTGGGCCTCGACCTGATGCCACAACTTCCCCACCGAAACTCCGAAAACCGCGGTGCCTTCGTCAATCAGTTTCAGTACTTCGTCGCCGTTCTCGCATTCTTTGACATCTTGGCCGTCACAGATGATGGTCATGTGTTCAAGCTCAGTGGTGCGATGACAAGAAAGAAAACCGATGGCAGAAGTGACGTTCTGCAAATTGACGCCAATGTCCAATAGCTTCTTTGACACGGCAAGAATCAGGACATCCTTGAACGAATACAGTCTTCTGGAACCTGATCCGTGTGAAGTGGCAATGGAAGGGACCAAGATCCGCTTACTGGCCCAGTAATCAAGCTGGCGGTAGGTGATACCGGCAACCTTGGAAGCCACGGTTCCGCGGTATCCCCGGGTATCCGCCTCATCGCTCGATTCGGAGAACAACTCCCCCTGCACCAAGTCGGCAGAATTTCCGCCTTTTGTTTTCGGAGTTTTGCCCAGAGAAGAAGAACGAGACGGTGTCCTGGCAATTGTTGTTACTTTATTGCTGGTTTTCAAGGCGTTCTCCTTTCTTCTGGCAATTTCAAGCTTCAGCGAAAACTCTCACTGAGCAACCACAGCAGATGGCGAGAAGAACACCAAGCGGAACTTCCCGATCATAATCTCGTCACCGTTGTGCAGCGTCGCACGGTCGACACGTTGACGATTAACGTACGTTCCGTTGAGGCTCCCGGAGTCATCGACTTCGAAGGTGTTGCCGGCACGACGAAAGACTGCATGCGCACGCGAAACAGTGGAATCGTCCAGAAGGATGTCGGCATGCGGGTCGCGCCCGACACTCACCTCGTCTTCATCAAGCAGGTAGCGGGAACCGGATACCGCTCCCCTGGTCGAAATCAGCAATGCCGAACCCGGCGACAATTTGGTGATGGTGTCCAGATCATCCTGGGTCAGAGGACGGTCGCCCGTAGAGGTGACCGGAATATTGACAGCGGGCATGCCGATGAT
This window encodes:
- a CDS encoding DEAD/DEAH box helicase, which codes for MSHSHHSRHKKHSDLDFEDFNPSVDNSSDDERQLSPSQRYAAFKKHSTYERSEAAKFARTLPFELDPFQIEADEALEAGDNVLVAAPTGAGKTIVADFAMHLAQEKNVKAFYTTPIKALSNQKYHDLVDIYGSDHVGLLTGDTSINSEANIVVMTTEVLRNMLYENSETLRALRYVILDEVHYLADKFRGPVWEEVIIHLPKSVKIVGLSATVSNVEDFCAWIESVRGATKLVVSEKRPVPLEQHVMVQSDDQHEPELIDLYRHNKNGVQTDKLNAKLVDRIDQLDRKAASRAHEEWRRGKNRHRKGVEKRRRPGQVRRYTPRRWAVVDELNFMGLLPGIYFIFSRNGCDEAVEQCLRAGLELTTKDEVMRIRAIVDEMVEGELDHADLKALGFARFRYALEEGFAPHHAGMVALFRQIVERLFEEGLVKMVFATETLALGINMPARCVVIEKLEKFNGVDHVTLTPGEYTQLTGRAGRRGIDTIGHAVIVDHQGFVPATAASLSSKRVYPLHSSFKPTFNMAVNLLNSSSYETARDTLDHSFAQWEANESAEDLESRIQTLQKAVEGYEKAFACSHGDFKEFMTIRQKLSYLQKDERRHLKRRSFASDKARTEAFRALDQRIEQLKTEESEHPCKSCPDFQNHLKWGHRWLRESKELRHARGRYESRTGSVARQFDQICNVLSSLGYLKETHGNTDKYSSYEDHQGSLSTAANREGATSTPTINSQPAAQETRDYRLTMRGQLLRHLYSEYDLVLSEAITDGFLDGLELEELAATLSALVYQARRGGDNEPRRYPGGPGGPVATSCRHLRDVFADVEMMREDADLDELEPLDFGLVDVIYDWARGEDLAQILHGTELTGGDFVRNAKRLSDVLQQISTADTYYEAGDPHLAENARKANKLVNRGIVAYSGVD
- a CDS encoding RNA polymerase-binding protein RbpA, whose protein sequence is MAERSLRGMSIGAKSLESDENVDFAARTDVAYVCPKGHRTILPFAEGAEVPSEWECRCGEVAKREDANPDEVDEIKKPTRTHWDMLMERRTEDELKELLDKRLKMHREGWFPDYE
- a CDS encoding MerR family transcriptional regulator — its product is MGKTPKTKGGNSADLVQGELFSESSDEADTRGYRGTVASKVAGITYRQLDYWASKRILVPSIATSHGSGSRRLYSFKDVLILAVSKKLLDIGVNLQNVTSAIGFLSCHRTTELEHMTIICDGQDVKECENGDEVLKLIDEGTAVFGVSVGKLWHQVEAQLEQEKHVDITPGDSSVSALPVSPIDDIAAERMRQKLENQHLERAMQH
- a CDS encoding FHA domain-containing protein — encoded protein: MTNPIPSAGETTIIGMPAVNIPVTSTGDRPLTQDDLDTITKLSPGSALLISTRGAVSGSRYLLDEDEVSVGRDPHADILLDDSTVSRAHAVFRRAGNTFEVDDSGSLNGTYVNRQRVDRATLHNGDEIMIGKFRLVFFSPSAVVAQ